In Spinacia oleracea cultivar Varoflay chromosome 5, BTI_SOV_V1, whole genome shotgun sequence, a single window of DNA contains:
- the LOC110790612 gene encoding uncharacterized protein isoform X4 — protein MLSRRSIVGYSNFRMCAGFLLFPRTSSSSPNCKHSSNHFCCHLQKHKPTLLNSSHFLSPLTSSSTFSSMASASHKPLHYPLSRRDDSVVDDYFGVQVADPYRWVEDPDSEETKEFVENQVKLTDSVLGECETRDKFKEKMTELFDYPRFYVPFKRCDKYFYFHNTGLQPQIVLYVQDSLDGKPEVLLDPNQLSEDGTVALSTYSVSEDAKYFAYGLSTSGSDWVTIKVMRIQDKGAEPDTLSWVKFSGITWTHDNKGFFYSRYPAPNEGQTSDAGTETNSNLNQELCYHVLGTDQSEDIVCWRDPENPKHLFGAEVTDDGKYLLLSTSESCEVVNKLYYLDLTTLPDGIDGFREGKDLLPFTKLIDTFDAAYNTVANDDTVFIFRTNKEAPRYKLVRVDLKAPGVWTDVIPQSEKDVLESAWAVNGNHLLVCYLTDVKHVLEVRDLQTGSLLHNLPFDIGSVDDISARRKDSVVFFRITSFLSPGIIYHCDLKSDVPELKIFREIVVPKFDRDEFQVDQVFVSSKDGTKVPMFIVARKGIVLDGSHPCLLYGYGGFNISITPSFGVSRIVLLKHLGAVFCIANIRGGGEYGEEWHKAGSISKKQNCFDDFISAGEFLVSNGYTQPKKLCIEGGSNGGLLVGACINQRPDIFGCALAHVGVMDMLRFHKFTIGHAWTSDYGSSDKEDEFHWLIN, from the exons ATGTTGTCTCGGAGGTCCATTGTTGGATATTCCAATTTTCGAATGTGCGCAGGATTCCTCCTCTTCCCTCgcacttcttcttcttcacccaATTGCAAACACAGCTCTAACCATTTCTGTTGTcatcttcaaaaacacaaacCAACTCTTCTCAACTcctcccattttctctctcctcttaccTCCTCCTCAACTTTCTCTTCAATGGCGTCCGCCTCACACAAACCGTTGCATTATCCGCTCTCACGCCGTGACGATTCTGTCGTCGATGATTACTTCGGCGTCCAAGTCGCCGATCCTTATCGTTG gGTTGAAGATCCGGATTCTGAAGAAACAAAGGAGTTTGTGGAGAATCAAGTGAAGCTAACTGATTCAGTGCTTGGAGAATGCGAGACAAGAGATAAGTTTAAAGAGAAGATGACTGAGCTTTTCGATTATCCGCGGTTTTATGTTCCGTTTAAGCGTTGTGATAAGTATTTCTACTTCCATAACACTGGCCTCCAACCGCAAATTGTCCTTTATGTTCAG GATAGCCTGGATGGAAAGCCAGAGGTGCTGCTTGATCCTAATCAGCTTAGTGAGGATGGAACTGTGGCTTTGAGCACTTATTCTGTAAGCGAGGATGCCAAATATTTTGCATATGGTTTGAGTACAAGTGGGAGTGACTGGGTGACAATCAAAGTAATGAGAATTCAAGATAAAGGGGCTGAACCTGACACTCTATCCTGG GTTAAGTTTAGTGGTATTACTTGGACGCATGACAATAAAGGTTTCTTCTATAGCCGCTACCCAGCACCCAA TGAAGGGCAAACATCAGATGCTGGAACCGAGACAAATTCTAACCTTAACCAAGAGCTGTGCTATCATGTTCTTGGAACTGACCAGTCTGAGGATATTGTGTGTTGGAGAGACCCTGAGAACCCGAAACACTTATTTGGGGCCGAAGTGACAGATGATGGAAAG TATCTTCTTCTATCTACTTCAGAGAGCTGTGAAGTAGTGAATAAATTGTACTATTTAGATTTAACAACACTGCCTGATGGGATTGATGGTTTTCGTGAGGGAAAAGACTTGCTCCCTTTCACAAAGCTCATTGATACGTTCGATGCGGCTTACAACACTGTTGCTAATGATGATACAGTATTTATTTTTCGAACTAATAAGGAGGCTCCGAGGTATAAGTTAGTTCGCGTTGATTTGAAGGCCCCGGGAGTATGGACTGATGTCATTCCGCAGTCTGAGAAGGATGTGCTTGAATCAGCCTGGGCTGTCAATGGAAACCATCTTCTTGTCTGTTACTTAACTGATGTGAAGCATGTCCTTGAGGTTAGAGATCTTCAAACCGGTTCTCTATTGCATAACTTACCCTTTGACATTGGATCAGTCGATGACATCTCTGCAAGGAGAAAAGACAGTGTGGTGTTTTTTAGGATTACAAGCTTCCTGTCTCCAGGCATAATTTACCATTGTGACTTAAAATCTGATGTTCCAGAATTGAAGATATTCAGAGAAATTGTTGTCCCTAAATTTGATCGTGATGAGTTTCAGGTTGATCAG GTTTTTGTTTCCAGTAAAGATGGTACTAAGGTACCAATGTTCATAGTTGCaagaaagggaattgttttggATGGATCACATCCATGTTTATTATACGGTTATGGTGGATTTAACATAAGCATCACACCATCCTTTGGTGTCAGTCGCATTGTTCTCTTAAAGCACCTTGGTGCCGTTTTTTGCATTGCTAATATCCGTGGTGGTGGTGAATATGGAGAAGAATGGCATAAGGCAGGATCCATCTCAAAGAAGCAGAACTGCTTTGATGACTTCATTTCTGCTGGTGAGTTTCTTGTTTCCAATGGTTATACCCAGCCAAAAAAGCTGTGTATAGAAGGTGGAAGTAATGGTGGGCTTCTTGTTGGTGCTTGTATTAATCAG AGACCTGACATCTTTGGTTGTGCTCTGGCTCATGTTGGTGTTATGGACATGCTTCGATTCCATAAATTTACTATTG GTCATGCCTGGACATCGGATTATGGTTCCTCTGATAAAGAAGATGAATTCCACTGGCTAATAAA
- the LOC110790612 gene encoding uncharacterized protein isoform X3, which yields MLSRRSIVGYSNFRMCAGFLLFPRTSSSSPNCKHSSNHFCCHLQKHKPTLLNSSHFLSPLTSSSTFSSMASASHKPLHYPLSRRDDSVVDDYFGVQVADPYRWVEDPDSEETKEFVENQVKLTDSVLGECETRDKFKEKMTELFDYPRFYVPFKRCDKYFYFHNTGLQPQIVLYVQDSLDGKPEVLLDPNQLSEDGTVALSTYSVSEDAKYFAYGLSTSGSDWVTIKVMRIQDKGAEPDTLSWVKFSGITWTHDNKGFFYSRYPAPNEGQTSDAGTETNSNLNQELCYHVLGTDQSEDIVCWRDPENPKHLFGAEVTDDGKYLLLSTSESCEVVNKLYYLDLTTLPDGIDGFREGKDLLPFTKLIDTFDAAYNTVANDDTVFIFRTNKEAPRYKLVRVDLKAPGVWTDVIPQSEKDVLESAWAVNGNHLLVCYLTDVKHVLEVRDLQTGSLLHNLPFDIGSVDDISARRKDSVVFFRITSFLSPGIIYHCDLKSDVPELKIFREIVVPKFDRDEFQVDQVFVSSKDGTKVPMFIVARKGIVLDGSHPCLLYGYGGFNISITPSFGVSRIVLLKHLGAVFCIANIRGGGEYGEEWHKAGSISKKQNCFDDFISAGEFLVSNGYTQPKKLCIEGGSNGGLLVGACINQRPDIFGCALAHVGVMDMLRFHKFTIGHAWTSDYGSSDKEDEFHWLIKPWLIKRIVLEGPL from the exons ATGTTGTCTCGGAGGTCCATTGTTGGATATTCCAATTTTCGAATGTGCGCAGGATTCCTCCTCTTCCCTCgcacttcttcttcttcacccaATTGCAAACACAGCTCTAACCATTTCTGTTGTcatcttcaaaaacacaaacCAACTCTTCTCAACTcctcccattttctctctcctcttaccTCCTCCTCAACTTTCTCTTCAATGGCGTCCGCCTCACACAAACCGTTGCATTATCCGCTCTCACGCCGTGACGATTCTGTCGTCGATGATTACTTCGGCGTCCAAGTCGCCGATCCTTATCGTTG gGTTGAAGATCCGGATTCTGAAGAAACAAAGGAGTTTGTGGAGAATCAAGTGAAGCTAACTGATTCAGTGCTTGGAGAATGCGAGACAAGAGATAAGTTTAAAGAGAAGATGACTGAGCTTTTCGATTATCCGCGGTTTTATGTTCCGTTTAAGCGTTGTGATAAGTATTTCTACTTCCATAACACTGGCCTCCAACCGCAAATTGTCCTTTATGTTCAG GATAGCCTGGATGGAAAGCCAGAGGTGCTGCTTGATCCTAATCAGCTTAGTGAGGATGGAACTGTGGCTTTGAGCACTTATTCTGTAAGCGAGGATGCCAAATATTTTGCATATGGTTTGAGTACAAGTGGGAGTGACTGGGTGACAATCAAAGTAATGAGAATTCAAGATAAAGGGGCTGAACCTGACACTCTATCCTGG GTTAAGTTTAGTGGTATTACTTGGACGCATGACAATAAAGGTTTCTTCTATAGCCGCTACCCAGCACCCAA TGAAGGGCAAACATCAGATGCTGGAACCGAGACAAATTCTAACCTTAACCAAGAGCTGTGCTATCATGTTCTTGGAACTGACCAGTCTGAGGATATTGTGTGTTGGAGAGACCCTGAGAACCCGAAACACTTATTTGGGGCCGAAGTGACAGATGATGGAAAG TATCTTCTTCTATCTACTTCAGAGAGCTGTGAAGTAGTGAATAAATTGTACTATTTAGATTTAACAACACTGCCTGATGGGATTGATGGTTTTCGTGAGGGAAAAGACTTGCTCCCTTTCACAAAGCTCATTGATACGTTCGATGCGGCTTACAACACTGTTGCTAATGATGATACAGTATTTATTTTTCGAACTAATAAGGAGGCTCCGAGGTATAAGTTAGTTCGCGTTGATTTGAAGGCCCCGGGAGTATGGACTGATGTCATTCCGCAGTCTGAGAAGGATGTGCTTGAATCAGCCTGGGCTGTCAATGGAAACCATCTTCTTGTCTGTTACTTAACTGATGTGAAGCATGTCCTTGAGGTTAGAGATCTTCAAACCGGTTCTCTATTGCATAACTTACCCTTTGACATTGGATCAGTCGATGACATCTCTGCAAGGAGAAAAGACAGTGTGGTGTTTTTTAGGATTACAAGCTTCCTGTCTCCAGGCATAATTTACCATTGTGACTTAAAATCTGATGTTCCAGAATTGAAGATATTCAGAGAAATTGTTGTCCCTAAATTTGATCGTGATGAGTTTCAGGTTGATCAG GTTTTTGTTTCCAGTAAAGATGGTACTAAGGTACCAATGTTCATAGTTGCaagaaagggaattgttttggATGGATCACATCCATGTTTATTATACGGTTATGGTGGATTTAACATAAGCATCACACCATCCTTTGGTGTCAGTCGCATTGTTCTCTTAAAGCACCTTGGTGCCGTTTTTTGCATTGCTAATATCCGTGGTGGTGGTGAATATGGAGAAGAATGGCATAAGGCAGGATCCATCTCAAAGAAGCAGAACTGCTTTGATGACTTCATTTCTGCTGGTGAGTTTCTTGTTTCCAATGGTTATACCCAGCCAAAAAAGCTGTGTATAGAAGGTGGAAGTAATGGTGGGCTTCTTGTTGGTGCTTGTATTAATCAG AGACCTGACATCTTTGGTTGTGCTCTGGCTCATGTTGGTGTTATGGACATGCTTCGATTCCATAAATTTACTATTG GTCATGCCTGGACATCGGATTATGGTTCCTCTGATAAAGAAGATGAATTCCACTGGCTAATAAA
- the LOC130460901 gene encoding uncharacterized protein, whose protein sequence is MIEKTLSTFHANNILLQQQYRERGFKRYSELISLLLDAEQNNGLLLKNHNLRPTGSMTFNKANAVESSNPLEANVAHRGGRGRFNHRGRGRGNRRGRGHGTGYLGPRNNNHKGHQQGNQKHTPSKEKDTCFRCGMTGHWGKTCRTAKHLVDLYQTSIKGKGKVAEANHVDEENPSGPSFDVFDFFNDNPDNGNDLIFGDNSNI, encoded by the coding sequence ATGATAGAGAAAACCCTCTCCACCTTTCATGCGAATAATATTTTATTGCAACAGCAATACCGAGAGAGAGGCTTTAAGAGATATTCTGAGCTGATTTCTCTATTATTGGATGCTGAACAGAATAACGGTCTTCTGTTAAAGAACCATAATCTTAGACCAACTGGGTCTATGACATTCAATAAAGCGAATGCCGTTGAAAGCTCAAACCCACTTGAGGCAAATGTTGCCCATAGAGGTGGACGTGGAAGATTTAACCACCGCGGTAGAGGACGCGGAAACCGACGTGGTCGTGGTCATGGCACGGGTTATCTGGGCCCTAGAAATAATAATCACAAAGGGCATCAACAAGGAAATCAAAAGCACACCCCCTCAAAAGAGAAAGACACATGTTTTAGATGTGGCATGACTGGCCATTGGGGGAAAACATGCCGTACTGCAAAACATTTGGTAGATCTGTACCAAACCTCCATAAAAGGCAAAGGAAAAGTTGCCGAGGCAAATCATGTAGATGAGGAAAATCCCTCAGGGCCAAGCTTTGATGTATTTGATTTCTTCAATGATAACCCTGACAATGGCAATGATCTGATATTTGGGGATAATAGTAACATATAA
- the LOC110790612 gene encoding uncharacterized protein isoform X2, which yields MLSRRSIVGYSNFRMCAGFLLFPRTSSSSPNCKHSSNHFCCHLQKHKPTLLNSSHFLSPLTSSSTFSSMASASHKPLHYPLSRRDDSVVDDYFGVQVADPYRWVEDPDSEETKEFVENQVKLTDSVLGECETRDKFKEKMTELFDYPRFYVPFKRCDKYFYFHNTGLQPQIVLYVQDSLDGKPEVLLDPNQLSEDGTVALSTYSVSEDAKYFAYGLSTSGSDWVTIKVMRIQDKGAEPDTLSWVKFSGITWTHDNKGFFYSRYPAPNEGQTSDAGTETNSNLNQELCYHVLGTDQSEDIVCWRDPENPKHLFGAEVTDDGKYLLLSTSESCEVVNKLYYLDLTTLPDGIDGFREGKDLLPFTKLIDTFDAAYNTVANDDTVFIFRTNKEAPRYKLVRVDLKAPGVWTDVIPQSEKDVLESAWAVNGNHLLVCYLTDVKHVLEVRDLQTGSLLHNLPFDIGSVDDISARRKDSVVFFRITSFLSPGIIYHCDLKSDVPELKIFREIVVPKFDRDEFQVDQVFVSSKDGTKVPMFIVARKGIVLDGSHPCLLYGYGGFNISITPSFGVSRIVLLKHLGAVFCIANIRGGGEYGEEWHKAGSISKKQNCFDDFISAGEFLVSNGYTQPKKLCIEGGSNGGLLVGACINQRPDIFGCALAHVGVMDMLRFHKFTIGHAWTSDYGSSDKEDEFHWLIKRPWLIKRIVLEGPL from the exons ATGTTGTCTCGGAGGTCCATTGTTGGATATTCCAATTTTCGAATGTGCGCAGGATTCCTCCTCTTCCCTCgcacttcttcttcttcacccaATTGCAAACACAGCTCTAACCATTTCTGTTGTcatcttcaaaaacacaaacCAACTCTTCTCAACTcctcccattttctctctcctcttaccTCCTCCTCAACTTTCTCTTCAATGGCGTCCGCCTCACACAAACCGTTGCATTATCCGCTCTCACGCCGTGACGATTCTGTCGTCGATGATTACTTCGGCGTCCAAGTCGCCGATCCTTATCGTTG gGTTGAAGATCCGGATTCTGAAGAAACAAAGGAGTTTGTGGAGAATCAAGTGAAGCTAACTGATTCAGTGCTTGGAGAATGCGAGACAAGAGATAAGTTTAAAGAGAAGATGACTGAGCTTTTCGATTATCCGCGGTTTTATGTTCCGTTTAAGCGTTGTGATAAGTATTTCTACTTCCATAACACTGGCCTCCAACCGCAAATTGTCCTTTATGTTCAG GATAGCCTGGATGGAAAGCCAGAGGTGCTGCTTGATCCTAATCAGCTTAGTGAGGATGGAACTGTGGCTTTGAGCACTTATTCTGTAAGCGAGGATGCCAAATATTTTGCATATGGTTTGAGTACAAGTGGGAGTGACTGGGTGACAATCAAAGTAATGAGAATTCAAGATAAAGGGGCTGAACCTGACACTCTATCCTGG GTTAAGTTTAGTGGTATTACTTGGACGCATGACAATAAAGGTTTCTTCTATAGCCGCTACCCAGCACCCAA TGAAGGGCAAACATCAGATGCTGGAACCGAGACAAATTCTAACCTTAACCAAGAGCTGTGCTATCATGTTCTTGGAACTGACCAGTCTGAGGATATTGTGTGTTGGAGAGACCCTGAGAACCCGAAACACTTATTTGGGGCCGAAGTGACAGATGATGGAAAG TATCTTCTTCTATCTACTTCAGAGAGCTGTGAAGTAGTGAATAAATTGTACTATTTAGATTTAACAACACTGCCTGATGGGATTGATGGTTTTCGTGAGGGAAAAGACTTGCTCCCTTTCACAAAGCTCATTGATACGTTCGATGCGGCTTACAACACTGTTGCTAATGATGATACAGTATTTATTTTTCGAACTAATAAGGAGGCTCCGAGGTATAAGTTAGTTCGCGTTGATTTGAAGGCCCCGGGAGTATGGACTGATGTCATTCCGCAGTCTGAGAAGGATGTGCTTGAATCAGCCTGGGCTGTCAATGGAAACCATCTTCTTGTCTGTTACTTAACTGATGTGAAGCATGTCCTTGAGGTTAGAGATCTTCAAACCGGTTCTCTATTGCATAACTTACCCTTTGACATTGGATCAGTCGATGACATCTCTGCAAGGAGAAAAGACAGTGTGGTGTTTTTTAGGATTACAAGCTTCCTGTCTCCAGGCATAATTTACCATTGTGACTTAAAATCTGATGTTCCAGAATTGAAGATATTCAGAGAAATTGTTGTCCCTAAATTTGATCGTGATGAGTTTCAGGTTGATCAG GTTTTTGTTTCCAGTAAAGATGGTACTAAGGTACCAATGTTCATAGTTGCaagaaagggaattgttttggATGGATCACATCCATGTTTATTATACGGTTATGGTGGATTTAACATAAGCATCACACCATCCTTTGGTGTCAGTCGCATTGTTCTCTTAAAGCACCTTGGTGCCGTTTTTTGCATTGCTAATATCCGTGGTGGTGGTGAATATGGAGAAGAATGGCATAAGGCAGGATCCATCTCAAAGAAGCAGAACTGCTTTGATGACTTCATTTCTGCTGGTGAGTTTCTTGTTTCCAATGGTTATACCCAGCCAAAAAAGCTGTGTATAGAAGGTGGAAGTAATGGTGGGCTTCTTGTTGGTGCTTGTATTAATCAG AGACCTGACATCTTTGGTTGTGCTCTGGCTCATGTTGGTGTTATGGACATGCTTCGATTCCATAAATTTACTATTG GTCATGCCTGGACATCGGATTATGGTTCCTCTGATAAAGAAGATGAATTCCACTGGCTAATAAA